The following are encoded together in the Bradyrhizobium genosp. L genome:
- a CDS encoding enoyl-CoA hydratase/isomerase family protein — MNDVAAAEGDLIARKEGSAGIIRLNRPKAINAVTLEMFHGIDKALDAFEADAEVAVIVLEGAGERGLCAGGDIRALWESSKVKGDLGKILWRDEYILNARIKQFPKPYVAFMDGIVMGGGVGLSAHSRHRVVTERTKLAMPEVGLGFFPDVGGTYLLSRSPGELGAYFGLTGTTMNGPDAIHARFADAVVPSAKLPELREALTKVRQGTNSVEVDRLIAGFATGDTTGPVAAQQARIDGWFAHDRMEDIVAALTSDGSDLAQATLKMLGEKSPRGMVVTLKLLRLARGTSTLEECLLREYRAALEVFASDDFREGVRAAVIDKDRNPKWQPTRIEDVTPEMLAPYFAEIGADELTFPNSK; from the coding sequence ATGAACGATGTGGCTGCGGCAGAGGGCGATCTGATCGCCCGCAAGGAAGGTTCGGCGGGCATCATCCGGCTCAACCGACCGAAGGCGATCAATGCCGTGACGCTGGAAATGTTTCACGGCATCGACAAGGCGCTCGACGCGTTCGAGGCCGATGCCGAGGTCGCCGTCATCGTGCTGGAAGGCGCCGGTGAACGCGGGCTGTGCGCCGGCGGGGATATCCGCGCGCTCTGGGAAAGCTCCAAGGTCAAGGGCGACCTCGGCAAGATCCTGTGGCGCGACGAGTACATCCTCAACGCGCGGATCAAGCAATTCCCAAAACCCTATGTCGCCTTCATGGACGGCATCGTGATGGGCGGCGGCGTTGGCCTGTCGGCGCACAGCCGCCACCGCGTGGTGACGGAGCGGACAAAACTTGCGATGCCCGAGGTCGGTCTCGGCTTCTTCCCCGATGTCGGCGGCACCTATCTGTTGTCGCGTTCGCCGGGCGAGCTTGGCGCGTACTTCGGTCTGACCGGCACCACCATGAATGGTCCGGATGCGATCCATGCGAGATTCGCCGATGCCGTGGTGCCGAGTGCGAAGTTGCCGGAGTTGCGCGAAGCGCTGACCAAGGTTCGGCAAGGCACGAATTCGGTCGAGGTCGACAGATTGATCGCCGGCTTTGCCACTGGCGACACGACCGGCCCGGTCGCTGCGCAGCAAGCCAGGATCGATGGCTGGTTCGCGCATGACCGGATGGAAGACATCGTCGCGGCGCTGACGTCAGATGGATCGGATCTGGCGCAGGCGACCTTGAAGATGCTCGGCGAGAAATCGCCGCGCGGCATGGTGGTGACGCTGAAGCTGCTGCGGCTGGCGCGCGGCACCTCGACGCTCGAAGAGTGCCTGCTGCGCGAATATCGCGCCGCGCTGGAGGTATTCGCCAGCGACGATTTCCGCGAGGGCGTGCGCGCGGCCGTAATCGACAAGGACCGCAATCCGAAGTGGCAGCCAACCCGCATCGAGGACGTGACGCCGGAGATGCTGGCGCCTTATTTCGCCGAGATCGGCGCCGACGAACTGACTTTTCCGAACAGCAAATAG
- a CDS encoding MFS transporter, with product MSAATRTSALAPFRIKSYRFQWPSDLLTSWAFEVETLVLGWYIMVETGSVLLLTVLASLQYVGTLIAPVVGMIGDRMGHRDLLAVMRFAYTALSGTIMTMALTGHLAPLNVMIIVTLMGLIRPSDLGVRGALLADIMPPERLVGAISLARTTQDSARIAGALTGASLFAALGIGYVYVGIACFYFTAAVLMLCMTRPAIAHATSDHAASGTFATTLLRDLKEGIVYAWNGPGMRAALCVAFLANLTAFPLTNGLLPYVARDIFHTDQTGLGYLSASFAVGSLTGSITLSMAGGVRIARLLIGATLAWYAMLLVFVELRTMPVAMACLVLAGIAQSMSMIAAAVMLMRNASAHLRGRVMGVRMMVIYGLPLGLLAAGSLIDLIGYSATGTLLAAAGFIAMLGIALHWRADLWPVHAPANAR from the coding sequence GTGAGCGCAGCCACGCGGACCTCCGCGCTCGCGCCTTTTCGCATCAAGAGCTATCGCTTCCAGTGGCCGTCCGACCTGCTCACCTCCTGGGCGTTCGAGGTCGAGACGCTGGTGCTCGGCTGGTACATCATGGTCGAGACCGGCTCGGTGCTGCTGCTCACCGTGCTTGCCTCGCTGCAATATGTCGGCACGCTGATCGCGCCCGTGGTCGGCATGATCGGCGACCGCATGGGACACCGCGACCTGCTCGCGGTGATGCGCTTTGCCTATACGGCGCTGTCGGGGACCATCATGACGATGGCGCTGACCGGCCATCTGGCGCCGCTCAATGTGATGATCATCGTCACCCTGATGGGGCTGATCCGGCCGTCCGATCTCGGCGTGCGCGGCGCGCTGCTTGCCGACATCATGCCGCCCGAGCGGCTGGTCGGCGCCATCAGCCTCGCCCGCACCACGCAGGATTCGGCGCGCATCGCCGGCGCCTTGACCGGCGCCAGCCTGTTCGCCGCGCTGGGCATCGGCTACGTCTATGTCGGGATCGCCTGCTTCTATTTCACCGCCGCGGTGCTGATGCTGTGCATGACCCGACCGGCGATCGCGCACGCCACCAGCGATCATGCCGCGAGCGGCACGTTCGCCACGACGCTGCTGCGCGACCTCAAGGAAGGCATCGTCTATGCCTGGAACGGCCCGGGCATGCGCGCCGCGCTCTGCGTCGCGTTTCTCGCCAACCTCACGGCGTTTCCGCTGACCAACGGCCTGTTGCCCTATGTCGCGCGCGATATTTTCCACACCGACCAGACCGGGCTCGGCTATCTCTCGGCGAGCTTCGCCGTGGGATCGCTGACCGGCTCGATCACGCTCAGCATGGCCGGCGGCGTGCGCATCGCGCGGCTCTTGATCGGCGCGACGCTCGCCTGGTACGCGATGCTGCTGGTGTTCGTCGAGCTCCGCACCATGCCGGTGGCGATGGCCTGCCTGGTGCTCGCCGGCATCGCACAGAGCATGTCGATGATCGCAGCCGCGGTGATGCTGATGCGCAACGCCAGCGCGCACCTGCGCGGCCGCGTGATGGGCGTGCGCATGATGGTGATCTACGGCCTGCCGCTCGGCCTGCTCGCCGCCGGCAGCCTGATCGACCTGATCGGCTATTCCGCCACGGGGACGCTGCTCGCGGCAGCGGGGTTCATCGCGATGCTCGGCATCGCACTGCATTGGCGAGCCGATCTCTGGCCGGTGCACGCGCCGGCGAATGCGAGGTGA
- a CDS encoding isobutyryl-CoA dehydrogenase produces the protein MQFALNEDQIAIRDMARAFAAEKIAPHALRWDEEKHFPVEVMREAAGLGMGGIYIKDDVGGSAMTRFDAALIFEALATGCPTTSAFISIHNMASWMIDAFGNDTQRHKWLPKLCTMEFLASYCLTEPGAGSDAAALRTRAVRDGDHYVLNGQKQFISGAGSTDILVAMVRTGGEGAGGVSTIVIDGKTPGVSFGANERKMGWNAQPTRAVVFENARVPVANRLGDEGIGFKIAMAGLDGGRLNIAACSLGGAQAALDKALTYMKDRKAFGKRLDEFQALQFKIADMATELEAARTFLWRAAAALDRKDPDATQLCAMAKRFGTDVGFEVANQALQLHGGYGYLSEYGVEKIVRDLRVHQILEGTNEIMRLIVSRKLIEGAR, from the coding sequence ATGCAGTTCGCTCTCAACGAGGACCAGATCGCCATTCGCGACATGGCGCGGGCGTTTGCGGCAGAAAAGATCGCGCCGCATGCGCTGCGCTGGGATGAGGAGAAGCATTTCCCTGTCGAGGTGATGCGCGAGGCCGCAGGCCTCGGCATGGGCGGCATCTACATCAAGGACGATGTCGGCGGCTCCGCGATGACGCGGTTCGACGCGGCGCTGATCTTCGAGGCGCTGGCGACGGGTTGTCCGACCACATCAGCCTTCATCTCGATCCACAACATGGCGTCCTGGATGATCGATGCCTTCGGCAACGACACCCAGCGCCACAAATGGCTGCCAAAGCTTTGCACCATGGAGTTCTTGGCGAGCTATTGCCTGACCGAGCCGGGCGCCGGCTCCGACGCCGCGGCGCTCCGGACCCGCGCGGTGCGTGACGGCGATCATTACGTGCTCAACGGCCAGAAGCAGTTCATCTCCGGCGCCGGCAGCACCGACATCCTGGTGGCGATGGTGCGCACCGGCGGCGAGGGTGCTGGCGGCGTTTCGACAATAGTGATCGACGGCAAGACGCCCGGCGTCTCGTTCGGCGCCAACGAGCGCAAGATGGGCTGGAACGCGCAACCGACCCGCGCCGTCGTGTTCGAGAACGCGCGCGTGCCGGTCGCAAACCGGCTTGGCGACGAGGGCATCGGCTTCAAGATCGCGATGGCCGGCCTCGACGGCGGCCGGCTCAACATCGCGGCGTGCTCGCTCGGCGGTGCGCAGGCCGCGCTCGACAAGGCTCTCACCTACATGAAGGACCGCAAGGCCTTCGGAAAACGCCTCGACGAATTCCAGGCGCTGCAATTCAAGATCGCCGACATGGCGACCGAGCTGGAGGCCGCGCGGACCTTCCTGTGGCGTGCCGCGGCCGCGCTCGATCGCAAGGACCCGGACGCCACCCAGCTCTGCGCGATGGCCAAACGCTTCGGCACCGATGTCGGCTTCGAGGTCGCCAACCAGGCGCTACAACTGCATGGCGGCTACGGCTACCTCAGCGAATACGGCGTCGAGAAGATCGTGCGCGATCTGCGCGTGCACCAGATTCTCGAAGGCACCAATGAGATCATGCGGCTGATCGTGTCGCGCAAGCTGATCGAGGGCGCGCGATGA
- a CDS encoding LysR family transcriptional regulator, whose amino-acid sequence MPRHDVNDLIAFLAVARERSFTRAAARLGVSQSALSHTMRALEERLGLRLLTRTTRSVAPTAAGERLLQSIGPRFEEIEAELAALSALRERPAGSIRINAGAHAAETILWPALASLLPRYPDIKVELSIDDSLADIVAGRFDAGVRLGEQVARDMIAVRIGPDFRMVVVGAPAYFKQREPPKRPQDLTRHDCINIRLPTHGSIYAWEFEKRGRPLKARVDGQLTFNSTPLRIKAAMAGLGLAYVSEDQVRPQLAKGQLLQVLDDWCAPFPGYHLYYPSRRQSSPAFALLVDALRYRGREG is encoded by the coding sequence ATGCCGCGGCACGACGTCAACGACCTGATCGCCTTCCTCGCGGTGGCACGGGAGCGCAGCTTCACCCGCGCCGCCGCCCGGCTCGGCGTGTCGCAATCCGCGCTCAGCCATACCATGCGGGCGCTGGAGGAGCGGCTGGGGCTGCGGCTGTTGACCCGCACCACGCGCAGCGTGGCGCCGACGGCGGCGGGCGAACGGCTGTTGCAGAGCATCGGCCCGCGCTTCGAGGAGATCGAGGCCGAGCTCGCCGCGCTCAGTGCCCTGCGCGAGCGGCCGGCGGGATCGATCCGCATCAACGCGGGCGCGCACGCGGCCGAGACGATCCTGTGGCCGGCCTTGGCTTCCTTGCTGCCGCGCTATCCCGACATCAAGGTCGAGCTCTCGATCGACGACAGCCTCGCCGACATCGTCGCGGGACGCTTCGATGCCGGCGTCCGGCTCGGCGAGCAGGTGGCCAGGGACATGATCGCGGTGCGGATCGGGCCGGACTTCCGCATGGTCGTGGTCGGGGCGCCCGCTTATTTCAAGCAGCGCGAGCCTCCGAAACGGCCGCAGGACCTGACCCGGCACGACTGCATCAACATCCGCCTGCCGACCCATGGCAGCATCTACGCCTGGGAGTTCGAGAAGCGCGGGCGGCCGTTGAAGGCGCGTGTCGACGGGCAATTGACCTTCAACAGCACCCCGCTGCGGATCAAGGCGGCGATGGCAGGCCTCGGGCTCGCCTACGTCTCGGAGGATCAAGTGCGCCCACAACTCGCCAAGGGGCAACTGCTCCAGGTGCTTGACGACTGGTGCGCGCCGTTTCCCGGCTATCACCTCTATTACCCGAGCCGCCGGCAATCCTCGCCGGCCTTTGCGTTGCTGGTCGATGCGCTGCGCTATCGCGGCCGCGAGGGATGA
- the mmsB gene encoding 3-hydroxyisobutyrate dehydrogenase: MAHVAFIGLGNMGGPMAANLVKAGHKVTAFDLVAASREQAKADGAAIGESGAGTVKGADIVITMLPAGKHVLGVWNEVLPHMAKGTLIIDCSTIDVESAKAAHALAAKHGMASVDAPVSGGTGGAKGATLTFMCGGEDKAFAAAQPVLVNMGKKIVHCGGAGAGQAAKICNNMILGISMIAVGEAFVLAEKLGLSHQALFDVASTSSGQCWSLTTYCPVPGPVPTSPANNDYRPGFASNLMVKDLTLAQDAAHAAGAVTPLGKHAQEIYKTFDAEGHGGVDFSGIIQHVRALAPK; encoded by the coding sequence ATGGCACACGTCGCATTCATCGGGCTCGGCAACATGGGCGGGCCGATGGCGGCCAATCTGGTCAAGGCCGGCCACAAGGTGACCGCGTTCGACCTGGTCGCGGCCTCCCGCGAGCAGGCCAAGGCCGACGGTGCCGCGATCGGCGAGAGCGGCGCCGGCACGGTGAAGGGCGCCGACATCGTCATCACGATGCTGCCGGCCGGCAAGCACGTGCTTGGCGTCTGGAACGAGGTGCTCCCGCACATGGCCAAGGGCACGCTGATCATCGATTGCTCGACCATCGACGTCGAGAGCGCGAAGGCGGCGCATGCGCTGGCGGCAAAGCACGGCATGGCCTCGGTCGACGCGCCGGTCTCCGGCGGTACCGGCGGTGCCAAGGGCGCGACCTTGACCTTCATGTGCGGCGGCGAAGACAAGGCGTTCGCAGCGGCCCAGCCGGTGCTGGTCAACATGGGCAAGAAGATCGTACATTGCGGCGGCGCCGGCGCGGGGCAGGCGGCCAAGATCTGCAACAACATGATCCTGGGCATTTCCATGATCGCGGTCGGCGAGGCCTTCGTGCTGGCCGAGAAGCTCGGCCTGTCGCATCAGGCGCTGTTCGACGTCGCCTCGACCTCGTCGGGCCAGTGCTGGTCGCTCACCACCTATTGCCCGGTTCCCGGCCCGGTGCCGACCTCGCCGGCGAACAACGACTACAGACCGGGTTTCGCCTCCAACCTGATGGTCAAGGACCTCACGCTGGCGCAGGACGCAGCCCATGCCGCCGGCGCGGTCACGCCGCTCGGCAAGCATGCGCAGGAGATCTATAAGACCTTCGACGCTGAGGGTCACGGCGGGGTCGACTTTTCCGGAATTATCCAGCACGTTAGAGCACTTGCCCCGAAATAA
- a CDS encoding CoA-acylating methylmalonate-semialdehyde dehydrogenase — protein sequence MRAVGHFIGGKEVKGTSGRTADVFEPMTGDVQAKVALASKAEVRAAVENAKAAQGEWAATNPQRRARVMMKFVELVQRDYDKLANVLAREHGKTVPDAKGDIQRGLEVAEFACGIPHLMKGEYTEGAGPGIDIYSLRQPLGVVAGITPFNFPAMIPMWKFAPAIACGNAFILKPSERDPGVPMMLAELMIEAGLPAGILNVVNGDKEAVDAILDDPDIKAIGFVGSTPIAQYIYERAAQTGKRCQCFGGAKNHAIVMPDADMDQAVDALIGAGYGSAGERCMAVSVAVPVGKTTADRLMEKLIPRVESLKIGTSVDPSADYGPLVTREAVEKVKSYIDIGVKEGATLAVDGRGFKMQGYENGFYLGGSLFDNVTKDMRIYKEEIFGPVLSVVRAKDYHEALALPSDHDYGNGVAIFTRDGDAARDFAAKVNVGMVGINVPIPVPIAYYTFGGWKKSGFGDLNQHGPDSVRFYTKTKTVTSRWPSGVKDGAEFSIPTMK from the coding sequence ATGCGCGCAGTCGGACATTTCATCGGTGGCAAGGAGGTCAAGGGCACCTCGGGCCGCACGGCCGACGTCTTCGAGCCGATGACCGGCGACGTCCAGGCCAAGGTGGCGCTGGCCTCCAAGGCCGAAGTGCGCGCCGCGGTCGAGAACGCCAAGGCCGCGCAGGGCGAATGGGCCGCGACCAACCCGCAGCGCCGCGCCCGCGTGATGATGAAGTTTGTCGAGCTGGTGCAGCGCGACTACGACAAGCTCGCCAATGTCCTGGCGCGCGAGCACGGCAAGACCGTTCCCGACGCCAAGGGCGATATCCAGCGCGGCCTCGAGGTCGCCGAGTTTGCCTGCGGCATCCCGCATCTGATGAAGGGCGAATACACCGAAGGCGCCGGCCCCGGCATCGACATCTATTCGCTGCGGCAACCGCTCGGCGTCGTCGCCGGCATCACGCCGTTCAACTTCCCCGCGATGATCCCGATGTGGAAATTCGCGCCCGCGATCGCCTGCGGCAACGCCTTCATCCTGAAACCGTCCGAGCGCGATCCCGGCGTGCCGATGATGCTCGCCGAACTCATGATCGAGGCGGGCCTGCCGGCCGGCATCCTCAATGTCGTCAACGGCGACAAGGAAGCCGTCGACGCCATCCTCGACGATCCCGATATCAAGGCGATCGGCTTCGTCGGCTCGACGCCCATTGCGCAATATATCTACGAGCGCGCCGCGCAGACCGGCAAGCGCTGCCAGTGCTTCGGTGGCGCCAAGAACCATGCCATCGTGATGCCCGACGCCGATATGGACCAGGCCGTCGACGCGCTGATCGGTGCCGGCTACGGCTCGGCCGGCGAGCGCTGCATGGCGGTGTCGGTCGCGGTCCCCGTCGGCAAGACCACCGCCGACCGGCTGATGGAAAAGCTGATCCCGCGCGTCGAGTCGCTCAAGATCGGCACCTCGGTCGATCCGTCGGCCGATTACGGCCCGCTGGTGACCCGCGAGGCGGTCGAGAAGGTCAAGAGCTACATCGACATCGGCGTCAAGGAAGGCGCCACCCTCGCGGTCGACGGCCGCGGCTTCAAGATGCAGGGCTACGAGAACGGCTTCTATCTCGGCGGCTCGCTGTTCGACAACGTCACCAAGGACATGCGGATCTACAAGGAAGAGATTTTTGGCCCCGTGCTCTCGGTCGTGCGTGCCAAGGACTATCACGAGGCGCTGGCGCTGCCCTCGGATCACGACTACGGCAATGGCGTTGCGATCTTCACCCGCGACGGCGACGCCGCGCGCGACTTCGCGGCCAAGGTCAATGTCGGCATGGTCGGCATCAACGTGCCGATTCCGGTGCCGATCGCCTATTACACCTTCGGCGGCTGGAAGAAGTCCGGCTTCGGCGATCTCAACCAGCACGGTCCGGATTCGGTCCGCTTCTATACCAAGACCAAGACGGTGACCTCGCGTTGGCCGTCCGGCGTCAAGGACGGTGCGGAGTTCTCGATCCCGACGATGAAGTGA
- a CDS encoding LysR family transcriptional regulator: MLDQGGGTIDWDDFRFVLAIVRGGSVSAAAKQLGVDHATVIRRVDRLERHLSAKLFDRRKTGYLLTEAGQRVADSAEAMESTIVANQEAVGGSRAHLTGTVRIGAPDGFGSHFLASRLVKLTERHPDLDLQLVATARLFSLSKREADIAISLTMPKEGRIVGRKLLDYTLGLYAAPAYLAQAPTIATRADLPKHRFVGYIEELLFTPELDYLPQVSPKISAKFRSANLIAQLNATIAGFGIAVLPHFMASAHPELQPVLPKEVRISRTFWLLMHADSKDLARIRAVADYIYETVEAERALFGSE, from the coding sequence ATGCTGGATCAAGGCGGCGGCACGATCGACTGGGACGACTTCCGTTTCGTGCTGGCGATCGTGCGCGGCGGCTCGGTGTCGGCTGCCGCCAAGCAGCTCGGCGTCGATCATGCCACAGTAATCCGGCGTGTCGACCGGTTGGAGCGCCACCTCTCCGCAAAACTGTTTGATCGGCGCAAGACCGGCTATCTCCTCACCGAGGCCGGCCAGCGTGTCGCCGACAGCGCGGAGGCGATGGAATCCACCATCGTCGCCAACCAGGAGGCGGTCGGCGGTTCGCGCGCGCACCTCACCGGCACGGTGCGGATCGGCGCGCCCGACGGTTTTGGCAGCCATTTTTTGGCCTCGCGGCTGGTCAAGCTGACCGAGCGGCATCCCGATCTCGATCTGCAACTGGTCGCGACCGCCCGGCTGTTCTCGCTCTCCAAGCGCGAGGCCGACATCGCGATCAGCCTGACCATGCCAAAGGAAGGCCGCATCGTCGGCCGCAAGCTCCTGGACTATACGCTCGGGCTTTATGCCGCACCCGCCTATCTCGCGCAGGCGCCGACCATTGCCACCCGCGCGGACCTGCCGAAGCATCGCTTCGTCGGCTACATCGAGGAACTTCTGTTCACGCCGGAGCTGGACTACCTGCCGCAGGTCTCGCCAAAGATCTCCGCGAAATTCCGCAGCGCCAACCTGATCGCGCAGCTCAACGCCACCATCGCCGGCTTCGGCATCGCCGTGCTGCCGCATTTCATGGCATCAGCGCATCCGGAATTGCAGCCGGTGCTGCCGAAAGAGGTGCGGATTTCCCGCACCTTCTGGCTCCTGATGCACGCCGACAGCAAGGACCTGGCGCGGATCCGCGCGGTGGCGGATTACATCTACGAGACGGTGGAAGCCGAGCGGGCGCTGTTTGGCAGCGAATAA
- a CDS encoding enoyl-CoA hydratase, protein MDMLNPHCGIAGDARGVVRLVICNAGKLNILSSDVTDGVREGLEHLASNGEIRAVILRGESERSMIGGADIREMARLDQRSAEDFISRLRDLCEAVRKFPAPVIARLPGWCLGGGLEVAAACDVRIAAHDAMFGMPEVRVGIPSVIHAALLPRLIGWGRARFLMMTAENIDAPTALAWGLVDKVAKPGGLDEAVEHTVKALLECGPEALRIQKDLLRQWEELPLTESVNLSVGVFGQSFLTGEPQRLLQGFLDRKR, encoded by the coding sequence ATGGACATGCTCAACCCCCACTGCGGCATTGCGGGCGACGCCAGAGGCGTCGTGCGGCTCGTGATCTGCAACGCGGGCAAGCTCAACATCCTGAGCTCCGACGTCACCGACGGCGTGCGCGAGGGTCTTGAGCACCTCGCCTCCAACGGCGAGATCCGCGCCGTGATCCTGCGTGGTGAGAGCGAGCGCAGCATGATCGGCGGCGCCGACATCCGCGAGATGGCGCGGCTCGACCAGCGTTCCGCCGAGGATTTCATCAGCCGCCTGCGCGACCTCTGCGAGGCCGTGCGGAAATTCCCGGCGCCCGTCATTGCCCGCCTGCCCGGCTGGTGCCTCGGCGGCGGGCTCGAGGTCGCGGCCGCCTGCGACGTCCGCATCGCCGCGCATGATGCGATGTTCGGCATGCCGGAGGTCCGCGTCGGCATCCCCTCGGTGATTCACGCGGCGCTGTTGCCGCGCCTGATCGGCTGGGGCCGCGCCCGCTTCCTGATGATGACCGCGGAGAACATCGACGCGCCCACTGCACTCGCGTGGGGGCTGGTCGACAAGGTGGCAAAACCCGGCGGCCTCGACGAGGCCGTCGAGCACACCGTGAAGGCGCTGCTGGAATGCGGCCCCGAAGCGCTGCGCATCCAGAAGGATCTGCTGCGGCAATGGGAAGAGCTGCCGCTGACCGAGTCCGTCAATCTCAGCGTCGGCGTGTTCGGGCAGTCCTTCCTGACCGGCGAGCCGCAGCGCCTGTTGCAAGGTTTTCTGGACAGGAAGCGGTAG
- a CDS encoding aldo/keto reductase, which produces MQKRKLGNSNLEVSAIGLGCMGLSFAYGPAIAKKDGIALIRAAVEHGVTLFDTAEVYGPFVNEELVGEALAPVRDHVVIATKFGFDIGSMAERHRSLNSRPDHIREVVDASLQRLKIDVIDLLYQHRVDPAVPIEDVAGTVKELIGAGKVRHFGLSEAGAQTIRRAHAVQKVTALQSEYSLWEREPEREILPVLEELGIGFVPYSPLGRGFLTGAISASTTFASDDFRNLVPRFSAEARAANQALVDRLGRIAAGKGATSAQIALAWLLAQKPWIVPIPGTTKLHRLEENIGAANVTLTPADLAEIDTALAAIEVQGARYPEHLQQMVGR; this is translated from the coding sequence ATGCAGAAACGGAAACTCGGCAACAGCAACCTCGAAGTTTCGGCGATCGGCCTCGGCTGCATGGGCCTGAGCTTCGCCTATGGCCCGGCCATCGCGAAGAAGGACGGCATCGCGCTGATCCGCGCCGCCGTCGAGCACGGCGTCACCCTGTTCGACACCGCCGAAGTCTACGGCCCGTTCGTCAATGAGGAACTGGTCGGCGAAGCGCTGGCGCCGGTTCGCGACCATGTCGTGATCGCCACCAAGTTCGGTTTCGATATCGGCTCCATGGCCGAGCGGCATCGCAGCCTGAACAGCCGGCCCGACCACATCCGCGAGGTCGTGGATGCTTCGCTGCAGCGGCTGAAGATCGATGTCATCGATCTGCTCTACCAGCACCGCGTCGATCCGGCGGTGCCGATCGAGGACGTCGCCGGCACGGTGAAAGAGTTGATCGGTGCCGGCAAGGTCCGGCATTTCGGCCTCTCGGAGGCCGGTGCGCAGACCATCCGCCGGGCGCATGCGGTGCAGAAGGTGACGGCGCTGCAAAGCGAATATTCGCTGTGGGAGCGCGAGCCGGAGCGAGAGATCCTCCCCGTGCTCGAGGAGCTCGGCATCGGCTTCGTGCCCTACAGCCCGCTCGGCCGCGGCTTTCTCACCGGCGCGATCAGCGCCAGCACGACGTTTGCAAGCGACGATTTCCGCAACCTCGTACCGCGATTCTCGGCCGAGGCACGCGCAGCCAACCAGGCGCTGGTCGATCGGCTCGGCCGGATCGCAGCCGGCAAGGGCGCAACCTCGGCGCAGATCGCGCTGGCCTGGCTGCTGGCGCAGAAACCGTGGATCGTGCCGATCCCCGGCACCACCAAGCTGCATCGCCTGGAGGAAAATATCGGCGCCGCCAACGTCACGCTGACGCCGGCCGATCTCGCCGAGATCGACACCGCGCTTGCCGCCATCGAGGTGCAAGGCGCGCGCTATCCGGAGCATCTGCAACAGATGGTCGGTCGCTGA
- a CDS encoding PaaI family thioesterase, with protein MTAAATDLFSPDLLRVRVVEWQAPGPAAKVASAMSGWDAMCAIRDGILPPPPMARLIGFRMAVVERERIVMELDPHESLENTIGLMHGATAAALLDTAMGCAISTVLPAGQTSVTLDLKLTYLRPLSVRSGTIAAEGRVVKLGRQTSYAEGFVRDGKGNLAVHATATFSMIGEPAKAK; from the coding sequence ATGACTGCCGCCGCGACCGACCTGTTCTCGCCCGATCTGCTGCGGGTCCGCGTGGTGGAATGGCAGGCGCCGGGGCCGGCCGCGAAGGTGGCGTCCGCGATGTCGGGCTGGGATGCGATGTGCGCGATCCGCGACGGCATTCTGCCGCCGCCGCCGATGGCCAGACTGATCGGGTTTCGCATGGCCGTGGTCGAGCGGGAGCGGATCGTGATGGAACTCGATCCGCATGAGAGCCTGGAAAATACCATCGGGCTGATGCACGGCGCGACCGCAGCCGCGCTGCTCGACACCGCGATGGGCTGTGCGATCTCGACCGTGTTGCCGGCGGGGCAGACCTCGGTGACGCTCGACCTCAAGCTGACCTATCTGCGCCCGCTCTCGGTTCGCTCGGGAACCATCGCCGCCGAGGGCAGGGTGGTCAAGCTCGGTCGCCAGACCAGCTACGCCGAGGGCTTCGTTCGCGACGGCAAGGGCAATCTCGCAGTGCACGCAACGGCAACCTTTTCCATGATCGGAGAACCGGCAAAAGCGAAATAG
- a CDS encoding TetR/AcrR family transcriptional regulator, translating to MRYSKEHKQETHARIVKKAATRLRERGAHGIGVADLMKDAGLTHGGFYAHFDSREALVIEAFSYAMDRATERWRKVVAEVPAEKRLATIVDGYLTTVHRDDPGQGCAVPSLGAEIARESPKTRKAFAQKLEQMIDMIADQISDVPRKAARKQAMATLATMMGAIVMSRIAGTGEMSDEVLSAGREAALGRAAAAKTPAKKAKVN from the coding sequence ATGCGCTATTCCAAGGAACACAAGCAGGAGACCCACGCCCGGATCGTGAAGAAGGCCGCAACGCGGCTGCGCGAGCGGGGCGCGCATGGCATCGGCGTCGCCGACCTGATGAAGGACGCCGGCCTGACCCATGGCGGTTTCTACGCGCATTTCGATTCGCGCGAGGCGCTGGTGATCGAGGCCTTCAGCTATGCGATGGACCGCGCCACCGAGCGCTGGCGCAAGGTGGTCGCCGAAGTGCCGGCCGAGAAGCGGCTTGCCACCATCGTCGACGGCTATTTGACGACCGTTCATCGCGACGATCCCGGCCAGGGCTGCGCGGTACCCTCGCTCGGCGCCGAGATCGCCCGCGAGAGCCCGAAGACCCGCAAGGCATTCGCGCAGAAGCTCGAGCAGATGATCGACATGATCGCCGACCAGATCAGTGATGTCCCGCGCAAGGCCGCGCGCAAGCAGGCGATGGCGACGCTGGCGACCATGATGGGCGCGATCGTGATGTCGCGGATCGCGGGCACCGGGGAAATGTCGGACGAGGTTTTGAGCGCCGGCCGCGAAGCGGCACTGGGCCGTGCCGCGGCGGCGAAGACGCCGGCCAAGAAGGCAAAGGTGAATTAG